In Streptomyces sp. P3, one DNA window encodes the following:
- a CDS encoding DUF3499 domain-containing protein produces the protein MESRRGPLKSAVPSNIVSPVRRCSRTACGRPAVATLTYVYADSTAVLGPLATYAEPHCYDLCAEHSERLTAPRGWEVVRLLDSSAPARPSGDDLEALANAVREAARPQERAAGAGGGRRSADPMEVARRGHLRVLRSPDN, from the coding sequence GTGGAGAGTCGTCGCGGCCCGCTCAAGAGTGCGGTACCGTCCAACATCGTGAGCCCTGTACGTCGCTGTTCGCGCACCGCCTGCGGCCGACCCGCCGTCGCGACGCTGACGTACGTCTACGCCGACTCGACCGCGGTCCTCGGCCCGCTCGCCACCTACGCCGAGCCCCACTGCTACGACCTGTGCGCCGAGCACTCCGAGCGCCTCACCGCCCCGCGCGGCTGGGAGGTCGTCCGTCTCCTCGACAGCTCGGCCCCGGCCCGCCCCAGCGGAGACGACCTGGAAGCGCTTGCCAACGCGGTACGCGAGGCGGCCCGCCCGCAGGAGCGCGCGGCCGGAGCCGGCGGCGGCAGGCGCTCGGCGGACCCGATGGAGGTCGCACGCCGCGGCCACCTGCGGGTCCTGCGCTCGCCCGACAACTGA
- a CDS encoding DUF5719 family protein has translation MNRTTLSLIAGTVALAAVTGFAALNQPDAPGQDTARAAAELPVERTSLLCPSPSSSDLAETSYTSFTPVTKGTAGGGTAELTAAAGDPAVPADTASGKAGDKTGDKTGDKASGRKKAAKPVVAPKAPGTPAVGVTTGGDAPALLGTAEGKFAPGWTVQETTSVAAGSGRGLQGLTCSAPDTEFWFPGAGTSADRTDYVHLTNPDDSAAVVDIELYGKDGALASPVGEDITVPAHSSEPILLSTLTPEKQEDLTVHVNVRSGRLGAAVQALDAKLGGDWLAPSTEPAATQVVPGIPKDATAVRLIAYAPGDADADLRVQLASASGLITPAGHETLHVKAGKTTSVDLGDVTRGEAGSLILTPTDQSTPVVAAVRVLRGKGGKQESAFIPAAAPVGARASVADNTAKAASLSLTAPKGAAKVKVTASAGSGGGTSVSQTYTVKAGTTQEVRLPLPAGLKGTFALTVEPLTATPVYAARTLTVTQEGVPGFTIQTLPDDRGTVAVPQTDEDVAVLQR, from the coding sequence GTGAACCGCACCACCCTGTCCCTGATCGCCGGCACGGTCGCCCTCGCCGCCGTCACCGGGTTCGCCGCGCTCAACCAGCCGGACGCTCCCGGACAGGACACCGCCAGGGCGGCCGCCGAACTGCCCGTGGAGCGCACCAGCCTGCTCTGCCCCTCGCCCAGCAGCTCCGACCTCGCCGAGACGTCGTACACGTCCTTCACACCCGTCACCAAGGGGACCGCCGGCGGCGGCACGGCCGAACTCACGGCGGCGGCGGGGGATCCGGCGGTCCCGGCGGACACCGCGAGCGGCAAGGCAGGGGACAAGACGGGCGACAAGACGGGGGACAAGGCGAGCGGCAGGAAGAAGGCCGCGAAGCCCGTCGTCGCCCCCAAGGCGCCCGGCACCCCGGCCGTCGGCGTCACCACAGGCGGCGACGCCCCCGCGCTCCTGGGCACCGCCGAGGGGAAGTTCGCCCCCGGCTGGACGGTCCAGGAGACCACCTCGGTCGCCGCCGGCAGCGGCCGCGGCCTGCAGGGCCTCACCTGCAGCGCGCCCGACACCGAGTTCTGGTTCCCGGGCGCCGGCACGTCCGCGGACCGCACGGACTACGTCCACCTCACCAATCCGGACGACTCCGCAGCCGTCGTCGACATCGAGCTCTACGGCAAGGACGGCGCCCTGGCGAGCCCGGTGGGGGAGGACATCACCGTCCCCGCGCACTCCAGCGAGCCGATCCTGCTGTCCACGCTCACCCCCGAGAAGCAGGAGGACCTCACCGTCCACGTCAACGTGCGCAGCGGCCGCCTCGGGGCAGCCGTCCAGGCCCTGGACGCGAAGCTCGGCGGAGACTGGCTGGCCCCCTCCACCGAACCGGCCGCCACCCAGGTCGTCCCCGGCATCCCCAAGGACGCCACCGCCGTCCGCCTCATCGCCTACGCGCCCGGCGACGCGGACGCCGACCTCAGAGTCCAACTGGCCTCCGCCTCAGGCCTGATCACCCCGGCAGGGCACGAGACGCTGCACGTCAAGGCGGGCAAAACGACCTCCGTCGACCTCGGCGACGTCACGCGCGGGGAGGCCGGCTCCCTGATCCTGACCCCGACGGACCAGTCGACGCCCGTGGTCGCCGCCGTACGGGTCCTGCGCGGCAAGGGGGGCAAGCAGGAGTCGGCGTTCATCCCGGCAGCCGCCCCCGTCGGCGCGCGCGCCTCGGTGGCCGACAACACCGCCAAAGCCGCGTCCCTGTCCCTGACCGCCCCCAAGGGCGCGGCCAAGGTCAAGGTCACCGCGTCCGCGGGCAGCGGGGGCGGCACGTCCGTCTCCCAGACGTACACCGTCAAGGCGGGCACCACGCAGGAGGTCCGGCTCCCCCTCCCGGCCGGCCTCAAGGGCACGTTCGCGCTGACCGTCGAACCCCTCACGGCCACCCCGGTCTACGCCGCCCGCACCCTGACGGTCACTCAGGAGGGCGTCCCGGGCTTCACGATCCAGACCCTGCCGGACGATCGGGGAACGGTGGCGGTACCGCAGACCGACGAGGACGTCGCGGTGCTGCAGAGGTGA
- a CDS encoding metallopeptidase family protein, with protein sequence MESPVPPPAAGPGPRRRDRHGRGMRGPVAPPQVPLAASRADVFADLVQDSVDRLERRWPQLADIDFMVLEVPRLDAASEPWNDEAVPLGGTIPAREGRRARVVVYRRPVEIRTKGRDERAALVHEVVVEQVAELLGLTPETVDPRYGED encoded by the coding sequence ATGGAGAGCCCCGTACCACCCCCTGCCGCCGGCCCAGGTCCCCGTCGTCGCGATCGCCACGGGCGGGGGATGCGGGGGCCTGTCGCACCTCCCCAGGTGCCGTTGGCCGCCAGTCGCGCCGACGTGTTCGCGGACCTCGTGCAGGACTCCGTGGACCGGCTGGAACGCCGATGGCCGCAGCTCGCCGACATCGACTTCATGGTCCTGGAGGTGCCGCGCCTGGATGCGGCGTCGGAACCGTGGAACGACGAGGCGGTCCCGCTGGGCGGCACGATCCCCGCGCGTGAGGGGCGACGGGCACGGGTCGTCGTCTACCGGCGGCCGGTCGAGATCCGCACCAAGGGCCGCGACGAACGGGCCGCGCTGGTGCACGAGGTCGTCGTGGAGCAGGTCGCCGAGCTGCTGGGGCTGACGCCCGAGACGGTGGATCCGCGCTACGGCGAGGACTGA